One stretch of Methyloversatilis sp. RAC08 DNA includes these proteins:
- a CDS encoding TenA family transcriptional regulator: MSFHERLQRETAAERAHLLSAPILQDAVSGRVTLTQYRAFLGQAFHHVRHTVPLLMACGARLPARHEALRHAIAEYIDEEIGHEEWILDDIAACGGQREAARNAEPGVEAELMVAYAHDWIARKNPVGFFGMVHVLEGTSVSIATTAAERIAHSLHLPPAAFTYLNSHGSLDQEHVRFFATLMDSLDDEDDRLAVIHVARVMYRLYGDLFRSLTRSLTLQHEAVAA; the protein is encoded by the coding sequence ATGTCGTTTCATGAACGTCTGCAGCGCGAAACCGCTGCCGAACGCGCCCACCTGCTGAGCGCTCCCATCCTGCAGGACGCTGTGTCGGGTCGCGTGACACTGACGCAGTACCGAGCCTTCCTCGGTCAGGCCTTCCATCACGTCCGGCACACCGTGCCGCTGCTGATGGCCTGCGGCGCGCGCCTGCCGGCACGGCACGAAGCCCTGCGGCACGCCATTGCCGAGTACATCGACGAGGAGATCGGCCACGAGGAATGGATACTCGACGACATCGCGGCCTGCGGCGGCCAGCGCGAAGCCGCCCGCAACGCCGAGCCCGGGGTCGAGGCCGAACTGATGGTGGCCTACGCACACGACTGGATCGCGCGCAAGAACCCGGTCGGATTCTTCGGCATGGTGCATGTGCTCGAAGGCACCAGCGTGTCGATTGCAACCACTGCGGCCGAGCGCATCGCACACAGCCTGCATCTGCCGCCGGCCGCCTTCACCTACCTCAATTCGCACGGCTCGCTGGACCAGGAGCACGTGCGCTTCTTCGCCACCCTGATGGACAGCCTGGACGACGAGGACGACCGGCTGGCTGTCATCCATGTTGCACGTGTGATGTACCGGCTGTACGGCGACCTGTTTCGCTCGTTGACTCGCTCGCTGACGCTGCAGCATGAGGCGGTCGCGGCATGA
- a CDS encoding peptidylprolyl isomerase, whose translation MLNKILTVLLLSLGVAFAGNAQAQPAERPDIVELDRIVAVVNDEVITLHELRARISETFAQMRSRNVTPPPAEEFERQQLERMILEKVQLQHAAETQLRVDDRLLDASLSRIAESNRMDVTQLRTAIEQDGMAWSRFREDIRKQIIMSRLRDREVESRVVVTEGEIANFIANPERKPDQNEEYNVSHILLRVPEGASPEQLIRLKARADAALEQVRKGEDFSRIAASYSDAQDAVSGGSLGWRPLDRLPALFADAVPKLKPGEVSDVMRSPAGFHILKLVEKRGGSGSGDESRVTQTHARHILIKTSEVLNDAEARRRLTGLKERLDNGGDFAELARTNSQDLSSSKGGDLGWLYPGDTVPEFQRVMDNLKVGEVSEPVQSPFGWHLIQVVERRVDEVSLERQRAAARMTLRDRKAEEVYQDWVRQLRDNAYVEIRLAEER comes from the coding sequence ATGCTGAATAAAATACTCACCGTCCTGCTGTTGTCGCTCGGTGTTGCCTTCGCGGGCAACGCGCAGGCGCAACCCGCCGAGCGTCCGGACATCGTCGAACTGGATCGCATCGTCGCCGTGGTGAACGACGAAGTGATCACGCTGCACGAACTGCGTGCGCGCATTTCCGAAACCTTTGCCCAGATGCGCAGCCGCAATGTCACGCCGCCGCCGGCCGAAGAATTCGAGCGCCAGCAGCTCGAACGCATGATTCTCGAAAAGGTGCAGCTGCAGCACGCGGCCGAGACACAGTTGCGCGTCGACGACCGGCTGCTCGATGCCAGCCTTTCGCGCATCGCCGAAAGCAACCGCATGGACGTGACGCAGTTGCGTACCGCCATCGAGCAGGACGGCATGGCGTGGTCGCGCTTCCGTGAAGACATACGCAAGCAGATCATCATGAGCCGCCTGCGCGACCGCGAAGTCGAAAGCCGCGTCGTCGTGACCGAAGGCGAAATCGCCAACTTCATCGCCAATCCTGAGCGCAAGCCGGATCAGAACGAGGAGTACAACGTGTCGCACATCCTGCTGCGGGTGCCGGAAGGCGCAAGCCCCGAGCAGCTGATCCGGCTCAAGGCGCGTGCCGATGCCGCGCTCGAACAGGTCCGCAAGGGCGAAGATTTTTCGCGCATTGCGGCGTCCTATTCCGACGCGCAGGACGCGGTCAGTGGCGGCAGCCTCGGCTGGCGGCCGCTCGATCGCCTGCCGGCGCTGTTCGCCGATGCCGTGCCCAAGCTCAAACCAGGTGAGGTGAGCGACGTGATGCGCAGCCCGGCCGGTTTCCATATTCTGAAGCTGGTCGAAAAGCGCGGCGGCAGCGGCAGCGGCGACGAGTCGCGCGTCACGCAGACCCACGCGCGCCACATACTGATCAAGACCTCGGAAGTGCTCAACGACGCCGAGGCGCGCCGCCGGCTGACCGGGCTGAAGGAGCGGCTGGACAACGGCGGCGATTTCGCCGAACTGGCACGCACCAATTCGCAGGATCTGTCGTCGTCCAAGGGCGGTGATCTGGGCTGGCTGTATCCGGGTGACACGGTGCCGGAATTCCAGCGCGTGATGGACAACCTCAAGGTGGGCGAAGTCAGCGAGCCGGTGCAGTCGCCGTTCGGCTGGCATCTGATCCAGGTGGTCGAGCGGCGCGTCGACGAAGTGTCGCTCGAGCGCCAGCGTGCGGCTGCCCGCATGACGCTGCGCGATCGCAAGGCCGAAGAGGTCTATCAGGACTGGGTGCGCCAGTTGCGCGACAACGCCTACGTCGAAATCCGGCTGGCCGAGGAACGGTGA
- a CDS encoding ATP-binding protein has protein sequence MSIRLLLLAGSAVILLGVLGSTVWLAVVAGRDEADELFDARLATSARVLDSLMARQIEHATLNAPLVMDLPAPIRAGARAHEKALKAGANMSFSWQLQDWLFGHHDVESSLGHEYETHIAYQIWSEREGGAAALLARSSSAPASPFAPLRKGFSDHTLEDGVWRVFVLHSGDVWIQVAERADAREELSAKLGWATGAPLLIGLLIVLLLTGLLIVLLLTGLLIGYGLAPLSELAERISARRPQDDEPLSLTRVPSEIEPVLSALNGLFGRVRSTLERERRFIDSAAHELRTPLAALKIHAQNARRAEDAAQRDASLDHLLAGVSRSVHLAEQMLAHSRAGRQTDCVPVSLRDVTRDAVAQRRPGCDASGHPLELDLCDAPCMLLADATGVSSMVGNLIDNAQRYAPSGSAIEVALAARDGQAVLSVSDAGPGIPAELRERVFEPYYRIPGSAGSGSGLGLAIVREVVERLGGQIALLDGEGGHGMRVELTIPLLSER, from the coding sequence GTGTCGATACGCCTGCTGCTGCTGGCGGGCAGCGCGGTCATCCTGCTCGGCGTGCTGGGCAGCACCGTGTGGCTGGCCGTCGTCGCCGGGCGCGACGAGGCGGACGAGCTGTTCGACGCCCGCCTCGCCACGTCCGCCCGCGTGCTCGACAGCCTGATGGCGCGCCAGATCGAGCATGCCACGCTCAATGCGCCGCTGGTCATGGATCTGCCGGCGCCGATCCGTGCCGGGGCGCGGGCGCACGAAAAGGCGCTCAAAGCCGGGGCGAACATGTCTTTTTCATGGCAGCTGCAGGACTGGCTGTTCGGGCATCACGATGTCGAGTCCTCGCTCGGCCACGAATACGAAACCCATATCGCCTACCAGATATGGAGCGAACGGGAGGGGGGCGCCGCGGCGCTGCTCGCGCGCTCCTCGTCCGCACCGGCCTCACCCTTCGCACCGTTGCGCAAGGGCTTCAGCGACCACACGCTGGAGGACGGCGTGTGGCGCGTGTTCGTGCTGCACTCCGGCGACGTATGGATACAGGTTGCCGAGCGCGCCGACGCGCGCGAAGAACTGTCGGCCAAGCTGGGCTGGGCCACCGGTGCGCCGCTGCTGATCGGCCTGCTGATCGTGCTGCTGCTGACCGGCCTGCTGATCGTGCTGCTGCTGACCGGCCTGCTGATCGGCTACGGTCTTGCGCCGCTGTCCGAGCTGGCCGAACGCATTTCCGCCCGTCGGCCGCAGGACGACGAGCCGCTGTCGCTGACCCGGGTGCCGAGCGAGATCGAGCCGGTACTGAGCGCGCTGAACGGCCTGTTCGGCCGCGTGCGCAGCACGCTGGAACGCGAACGTCGCTTCATCGATTCCGCCGCACACGAGCTGCGGACACCATTGGCCGCGCTGAAGATTCATGCCCAGAACGCGCGCCGCGCGGAAGACGCCGCACAGCGCGACGCTTCGCTCGATCACCTGCTGGCCGGCGTGTCGCGTTCGGTGCATCTGGCCGAACAGATGCTGGCACACAGTCGCGCCGGACGACAGACGGACTGTGTGCCGGTATCACTGCGCGACGTGACCCGCGATGCGGTGGCGCAGCGCCGGCCGGGCTGCGACGCCAGCGGACATCCGCTGGAACTCGATCTGTGCGACGCACCGTGCATGCTTCTGGCGGACGCCACCGGCGTCTCGAGCATGGTCGGAAACCTGATCGACAACGCGCAGCGCTATGCCCCGTCAGGCAGCGCGATCGAAGTTGCGCTGGCCGCTCGCGACGGGCAGGCCGTGCTGTCGGTCAGCGACGCCGGTCCGGGCATTCCGGCGGAGCTGCGCGAACGGGTGTTCGAGCCCTATTACCGCATACCCGGTTCGGCCGGCAGCGGCAGTGGCCTCGGGTTGGCCATCGTGCGCGAAGTGGTCGAACGTCTCGGCGGGCAGATTGCGCTGCTCGATGGCGAAGGCGGCCACGGCATGCGCGTGGAACTGACGATACCCCTGCTCAGTGAGCGCTGA
- a CDS encoding tetratricopeptide repeat protein, with the protein MKMSIKSFLSVTALFLITPAWAGLDESITRLQSEWEQIKYKQPADKQEKAYEALTKDAAAVRAEHPDRAEADIWYAIALASQAGAQGGLGALSLAKEARTVLEQALARNPEALNGSAYVTLSSLYCQVPGWPIGFGDKDKARELLNKALALNPNGIDPHYFMGDCLYRAGEYEKAQASLETALKAPARPNRPLADEGRRKEIEALMIKVKQKLK; encoded by the coding sequence ATGAAGATGTCGATCAAATCCTTTCTGTCCGTCACCGCCCTGTTCCTGATCACGCCGGCATGGGCGGGTCTGGACGAGTCGATCACCCGACTGCAGTCGGAGTGGGAACAGATCAAGTACAAGCAGCCGGCCGACAAGCAGGAAAAGGCCTACGAAGCGCTGACCAAGGACGCCGCCGCCGTGCGCGCGGAGCACCCGGACCGCGCCGAAGCGGACATCTGGTACGCCATCGCACTGGCCAGTCAGGCCGGTGCGCAGGGCGGGCTCGGCGCACTGTCGCTGGCCAAGGAAGCGCGCACCGTGCTGGAACAGGCGCTGGCGCGCAATCCGGAAGCCTTGAACGGCTCGGCCTACGTCACGTTGTCGTCTTTGTACTGCCAGGTTCCCGGCTGGCCGATCGGCTTCGGCGACAAGGACAAGGCGCGCGAGCTGCTGAACAAGGCGCTCGCGCTCAACCCGAACGGCATCGACCCGCACTATTTCATGGGTGACTGCCTATACCGGGCCGGCGAGTACGAAAAGGCACAGGCGTCGCTGGAAACGGCGCTCAAGGCGCCGGCACGCCCGAACCGCCCGCTGGCCGATGAAGGTCGTCGCAAGGAGATCGAAGCCCTGATGATCAAGGTGAAGCAAAAGCTGAAATAG
- a CDS encoding SDR family oxidoreductase: MKADLRVVLTGATGGIGAAIAKALAPRCAALLLVGRDVVKLAALQAELTFAFPALDARIVRADLTAASGRSAVLAAAEALPGGADLLINNAGVGQLAWFEDQSPEQIEHILHTNALAPMLLVRALLPLLHRQKTARVVNIGSILGDIGHPGSVAYCASKFALRGFSEALRRELAGSRIELQYLAPRATQTALNSPAQVALNRELGVASDTPETVAQALLALLDNRRPEGHLGWPERLFVRINRMLPSLVDSSLAKQLPVIRRHAQTVSKQEE; encoded by the coding sequence ATGAAGGCAGATCTTCGCGTCGTGCTGACCGGCGCGACGGGCGGCATCGGCGCGGCGATCGCCAAGGCGCTTGCCCCGCGCTGCGCGGCGCTGCTGCTGGTCGGTCGTGACGTAGTGAAGCTCGCGGCACTGCAGGCCGAGCTGACGTTCGCATTTCCCGCACTGGACGCGCGCATCGTCCGCGCGGACCTGACTGCTGCATCCGGCCGGAGCGCCGTGCTGGCGGCCGCCGAAGCACTGCCGGGCGGCGCTGACCTGCTGATCAACAACGCCGGCGTCGGCCAGCTCGCATGGTTCGAGGACCAGTCACCGGAACAGATCGAACACATCCTGCACACCAACGCGCTGGCGCCGATGCTGCTGGTACGCGCGCTGCTGCCGCTGCTGCACCGGCAGAAGACGGCGCGCGTGGTGAACATCGGCTCGATACTGGGCGACATCGGTCATCCGGGCAGCGTCGCCTACTGCGCGAGCAAGTTCGCGCTGCGCGGCTTCAGCGAAGCATTGCGACGCGAGCTCGCGGGCAGCCGCATCGAACTGCAGTACCTCGCTCCGCGCGCCACACAGACCGCCCTGAACAGCCCGGCCCAGGTCGCGCTGAACCGCGAACTGGGCGTCGCAAGCGATACGCCTGAAACGGTCGCGCAGGCGCTGCTGGCGCTGCTCGACAACCGGCGTCCGGAGGGCCATCTCGGCTGGCCGGAGCGCCTTTTCGTCCGCATCAACCGTATGCTGCCGTCGCTGGTCGATTCCAGCCTCGCAAAACAGCTGCCGGTCATTCGTCGTCACGCACAAACAGTCAGCAAGCAAGAGGAATAA
- the murU gene encoding N-acetylmuramate alpha-1-phosphate uridylyltransferase MurU — protein MKAMILAAGRGERMRPLTDHLPKPLLEVGGKPLIVWHIERLVATGVTDLVINHAHLGDRLVAALGDGAAYGASIRWSVEPPGALETAGGIAHARPLLGAQAFIVINGDIWCDVDVVALQRAAGTLQADGTLAHLLLVPNPPHHPDGDFALIDGYVGETGGPKLTFSGVAAYHPSLFAALDPDAPAKLAPLLRAAMRERRVTGALHTGHWFDVGTPQRLAEVDTLARSISAH, from the coding sequence ATGAAGGCCATGATCCTGGCCGCCGGACGCGGCGAACGCATGCGGCCGCTGACCGACCATCTGCCCAAGCCACTGCTGGAAGTCGGTGGCAAGCCGCTGATCGTGTGGCACATCGAGCGGCTGGTGGCGACCGGCGTGACCGATCTGGTGATCAACCACGCCCACCTCGGCGACAGGCTGGTCGCAGCGCTGGGCGACGGCGCGGCCTACGGCGCATCCATCCGCTGGTCGGTCGAGCCGCCGGGCGCGCTGGAAACCGCCGGCGGCATCGCGCATGCGCGGCCGTTGCTCGGGGCACAGGCCTTCATCGTGATCAATGGCGACATCTGGTGCGATGTCGATGTCGTGGCCCTGCAACGCGCAGCCGGCACGCTGCAGGCGGACGGCACGCTGGCCCATCTGCTGCTGGTGCCGAATCCGCCGCATCACCCCGACGGGGACTTCGCGCTGATCGACGGATACGTGGGCGAGACCGGCGGACCGAAGCTGACGTTTTCCGGTGTCGCCGCCTATCACCCTTCACTGTTCGCCGCGCTCGACCCGGATGCGCCGGCGAAGCTTGCACCGCTGCTGCGTGCAGCGATGCGCGAGCGACGGGTGACCGGCGCACTGCACACCGGGCACTGGTTCGATGTCGGCACGCCGCAGCGGCTGGCCGAGGTCGATACGCTGGCGCGCTCGATCAGCGCTCACTGA
- a CDS encoding LPS-assembly protein LptD, producing MLRRSVTFYLVWMSCAVQAADALPQLKVDPSLVPQSRRPAATVKGTTPPKPGSTTTATPTAPAQPATVETVPVPAPGAVVATPVAPAETAPAVASPGSPVVPPAAAPAAAPVAGAATKAPTPAAWAAERAVTAAPAAPADGATAPGLRNLPALKVDRALLRQPSSIARRAAPGVQSLGVQSPDDVPVRGNVSTARNMPPLKVDRALMGAPPVARRVKPAPVEGIAAAGAVPAAAAAVAEAGTPGAASLPSLVPEDDASQMMYGTMTLSEFVARNPDSRVTLLSAESVSGTTDEVMRAEGNAELRRPGTTLTADRINYEPPTEELQADGNVRLVRGEDRIEGPSLRYRLDRSEGVFEKPQYSLRRNLQTGENLRTTTGTGQADRMEFLGENRVRMTNATYSTCGPDNPDWYAKAETLDLNFESDDGEGRNGTIYFKDVPVLYSPWLDFSLNNRRKSGFLSPTFGTTNRTGFDFLLPYYWNIAPNMDATIAPRVLGTRGLMMSNEFRYLNHNYSGIARLDYLFSDRILDRDRHALSLQHTHRLTNRLSARLNYNEVSDRNYYTDLGTRLAITSISYLPQDASLTYSGDWWSATARVTEYQSLANLAPLYSQMPSVTLNAFRADLPFGSVFQVKSSYTDFRISDTTRDEGRRIVLYPQLSLPMQTSYLSVTPKIGVHYSNYDVTRGSNNAGLDTSLSRAIPIFSLDAGTVFERDSDLFGQGYVQTLEPRLYYVLSSYKNQSDFPVFDTAVADFNFAQIFSENVFVGQDRIADSNQVTAATTSRFIDPENGRERARVALGQRFYLSDQLVTLPGGTPRTERIASTLAAVSGELLKDTYLDAAVQYNTDLSQTERYSVSARYNPRPAHVFNAAYRFRRSNNPAINDVRDVDFSVQWPLTNRWYAVARHNYSIADRRLVEGLGGLEYNGGCWVGRIVFQRIALGARLPGQTTTELRTRTALFFQLELNDFSQIGSNPLDALKRSIPGYGQINQSTADPIFGGDY from the coding sequence GTGCTCAGGCGTTCCGTCACTTTCTATCTGGTCTGGATGTCCTGCGCCGTGCAGGCGGCCGACGCGCTGCCGCAGTTGAAGGTCGATCCTTCGCTGGTGCCGCAGTCGCGTCGTCCGGCGGCGACCGTGAAAGGCACGACGCCGCCGAAGCCGGGCAGCACGACAACCGCTACGCCGACTGCGCCCGCCCAGCCCGCCACGGTCGAAACCGTGCCGGTACCGGCACCGGGCGCGGTTGTTGCGACGCCGGTGGCGCCCGCAGAGACGGCGCCGGCTGTCGCAAGCCCGGGTAGCCCCGTCGTCCCGCCTGCCGCTGCACCGGCGGCTGCACCGGTCGCCGGTGCAGCCACCAAAGCCCCGACGCCTGCCGCCTGGGCGGCCGAACGCGCCGTGACTGCCGCGCCCGCTGCACCGGCTGATGGCGCCACCGCGCCGGGCCTGCGCAATCTGCCGGCGCTCAAGGTTGACCGTGCACTGTTGCGGCAACCGTCTTCGATCGCGCGCCGCGCCGCGCCGGGCGTGCAGTCGCTCGGCGTGCAGTCGCCGGACGACGTTCCGGTGCGCGGCAATGTGAGCACGGCGCGCAATATGCCGCCGCTGAAGGTCGATCGCGCGCTGATGGGCGCGCCACCCGTCGCGCGCCGCGTCAAGCCTGCGCCGGTGGAAGGCATTGCCGCCGCAGGCGCAGTCCCCGCTGCTGCAGCGGCGGTCGCCGAGGCGGGCACGCCGGGCGCCGCCTCGCTGCCTAGCCTGGTGCCGGAAGACGACGCGTCGCAGATGATGTACGGCACGATGACGCTGTCGGAATTCGTTGCGCGCAATCCGGATTCGCGCGTCACGCTGCTGTCGGCCGAATCGGTCAGCGGCACCACCGACGAAGTCATGCGCGCCGAAGGCAATGCCGAATTGCGTCGCCCCGGCACCACGCTGACCGCGGACCGCATCAACTACGAACCACCGACCGAAGAACTGCAGGCCGACGGCAACGTGCGGCTGGTGCGCGGCGAAGACCGTATCGAGGGGCCGTCGCTGCGCTACCGGCTCGACCGCAGCGAAGGGGTGTTCGAAAAGCCGCAGTACTCGCTGCGCCGCAATCTGCAGACCGGCGAAAACCTCAGAACGACCACCGGTACCGGCCAGGCCGACCGGATGGAGTTTCTGGGCGAGAACCGGGTGCGCATGACGAACGCCACCTACTCGACCTGCGGGCCTGACAACCCCGACTGGTATGCCAAGGCGGAAACGCTGGATCTGAATTTCGAATCCGATGATGGCGAAGGCCGCAACGGCACGATTTACTTCAAGGATGTGCCGGTGCTGTACTCGCCCTGGCTCGATTTTTCGCTCAACAACCGTCGCAAGTCCGGTTTCCTGTCGCCGACCTTCGGCACGACCAACCGGACCGGTTTCGACTTCCTGCTGCCGTACTACTGGAACATCGCGCCGAACATGGACGCGACGATTGCGCCGCGTGTGCTCGGTACGCGCGGCCTGATGATGAGCAACGAGTTCCGCTACCTGAATCACAACTACAGCGGGATCGCGCGGCTCGACTACCTGTTCAGTGACCGCATCCTGGATCGCGATCGCCATGCACTGAGCCTGCAGCACACGCACCGGCTCACCAACCGGCTGAGTGCTCGCCTCAACTACAACGAGGTGTCGGACCGCAATTACTACACCGACCTCGGTACGCGACTTGCGATCACTTCGATCAGCTACCTGCCGCAAGACGCCTCCCTGACCTACTCCGGCGACTGGTGGAGCGCCACTGCGCGGGTGACCGAGTACCAGTCGCTGGCCAATCTGGCGCCGCTCTATTCGCAGATGCCTTCAGTCACGCTGAACGCCTTCCGAGCGGATCTGCCTTTCGGTTCCGTGTTCCAGGTGAAGAGCAGCTACACCGACTTCCGCATCAGTGACACGACGCGCGACGAAGGACGCCGCATCGTCCTCTACCCGCAGTTGTCGTTGCCGATGCAGACATCCTACCTGTCGGTCACGCCGAAGATCGGCGTGCATTACAGCAATTACGATGTCACGCGCGGGAGCAACAATGCCGGGCTGGACACCTCGCTGTCGCGCGCCATCCCGATCTTCAGTCTCGACGCTGGCACGGTGTTCGAGCGCGATTCCGACCTGTTCGGGCAGGGTTACGTGCAGACGCTGGAGCCGCGTCTGTATTACGTACTGTCCTCGTACAAGAATCAGTCCGACTTCCCGGTGTTCGACACCGCAGTGGCCGACTTCAACTTCGCGCAGATCTTCTCCGAGAACGTGTTCGTCGGACAGGACCGGATCGCCGACAGCAACCAGGTCACTGCTGCGACCACGTCACGCTTCATCGATCCGGAGAACGGACGCGAGCGCGCCCGCGTAGCGCTGGGGCAGCGCTTCTACCTGAGCGATCAGCTGGTCACACTGCCGGGCGGCACGCCGCGCACCGAGCGCATTGCGAGCACGCTGGCCGCGGTGTCGGGCGAATTGCTGAAAGACACCTATCTGGACGCCGCGGTGCAGTACAACACCGACCTTTCGCAGACCGAGCGCTACAGCGTGTCGGCCCGCTACAACCCGCGTCCGGCGCATGTGTTCAACGCCGCGTACCGCTTCCGCCGCTCCAACAACCCGGCGATCAATGATGTGCGCGACGTCGACTTTTCGGTGCAGTGGCCGCTGACCAACCGCTGGTATGCGGTGGCGCGACACAACTACTCGATCGCCGATCGCAGGCTGGTCGAAGGTCTGGGCGGCCTCGAATACAACGGCGGTTGCTGGGTCGGCCGCATCGTGTTCCAGCGTATTGCCCTTGGTGCCCGGCTGCCCGGTCAGACGACGACCGAGCTGCGCACCCGCACCGCACTTTTCTTCCAGCTCGAACTCAATGATTTTTCACAGATCGGCTCGAACCCGCTGGATGCGCTCAAGCGCAGCATTCCGGGCTATGGCCAGATCAACCAGAGCACCGCCGATCCTATCTTCGGCGGGGATTACTGA
- a CDS encoding aminoglycoside phosphotransferase family protein translates to MTQDLRLDILTGWLQQQFPGRPLDIRPASADASFRRYFRVTLDDGTSHVAMDAPPPQEDCRPFLAVQALFEAAGAHVPAVRARDVERGFLLLSDLGNTTYLDVLDADNAAALYHDATSALIDIQKASRPGVLPTYDHDRLLAEMELFPVWYVGRHLKAELDEKEANALYEVFDRVLAVNLAEPQVFVHRDYHSRNLMVTRPNPGVIDFQDAVFGPISYDLVSLFKDAYIDWEEDQVLDWLIRYWQGARNAGLPVRADFADFHRDYEFMGVQRHLKVLGIFARLYHRDGKDGYLKDLPRVMKYLLQTSQRYRDLAPLARLLQRLEGITPQAGYTF, encoded by the coding sequence ATGACACAAGACCTTCGCCTCGACATCCTGACCGGCTGGCTGCAACAGCAGTTTCCCGGTCGCCCGCTCGACATCCGCCCGGCTTCGGCCGACGCCAGCTTCCGCCGCTACTTCCGCGTGACGCTGGACGACGGCACCAGCCACGTCGCGATGGACGCCCCGCCGCCGCAGGAAGACTGCCGCCCGTTTCTCGCGGTGCAGGCCTTGTTCGAGGCGGCCGGCGCCCACGTGCCGGCGGTGCGTGCGCGGGATGTCGAACGCGGCTTCCTGCTGCTGTCCGACCTCGGCAACACCACCTATCTCGACGTGCTTGATGCCGACAATGCTGCCGCGCTGTATCACGACGCGACCAGCGCCCTGATCGACATCCAGAAAGCCAGCCGGCCGGGCGTGCTGCCGACCTACGACCACGACCGGCTGCTGGCCGAGATGGAGCTGTTCCCGGTCTGGTACGTCGGCCGCCACCTGAAGGCCGAGCTCGACGAGAAAGAAGCGAACGCGCTGTACGAGGTGTTCGATCGCGTGCTCGCGGTCAATCTGGCCGAACCGCAGGTTTTTGTGCACCGCGACTATCACAGCCGCAACCTGATGGTCACCCGGCCCAACCCGGGCGTGATCGACTTCCAGGACGCGGTGTTCGGCCCGATCAGCTACGACCTGGTCAGCCTGTTCAAGGACGCCTACATCGACTGGGAAGAGGATCAGGTGCTCGACTGGCTGATCCGCTACTGGCAGGGCGCGCGCAACGCCGGCCTGCCGGTGCGTGCCGACTTCGCCGACTTCCACCGCGATTACGAATTCATGGGCGTGCAGCGCCACCTGAAGGTGCTGGGCATCTTCGCCCGCCTGTATCACCGCGATGGCAAGGACGGCTACCTGAAGGACCTGCCACGGGTCATGAAGTACCTGCTGCAGACCAGCCAGCGCTACCGCGATCTGGCGCCGCTCGCCCGTCTGCTGCAGCGGCTTGAAGGCATCACGCCGCAGGCCGGCTACACCTTCTGA
- a CDS encoding response regulator, with protein sequence MRILLVEDDELLGSGICDALERTRYTVEWVRDGAQALEALRGSGVDLAVLDLGLPRMDGMEVLRRAREAGVTTPVLVLSARDTTLQRIGGLDAGADDYLTKPFDLDELMARIRVLERRTRGAVVNVIRHGNIEVDTSAMTVSVEGSNVDLQRREYMVLRKLLENIGHVLSRQQLVDNIYGWDSELESNALDVHIHNLRRKLHPGLIRTVRGVGYVIDPLPAAVRSDR encoded by the coding sequence ATGAGGATTCTGCTGGTTGAAGACGACGAACTGCTCGGCAGTGGCATCTGCGATGCGCTCGAACGCACGCGCTACACCGTCGAGTGGGTGCGCGATGGCGCGCAGGCGCTCGAGGCGCTGCGCGGCTCAGGCGTCGATCTGGCCGTGCTCGATCTCGGCCTGCCGCGGATGGACGGCATGGAAGTGCTGCGCCGTGCGCGCGAGGCCGGCGTCACGACGCCGGTGCTGGTGCTGAGCGCGCGCGACACCACGCTGCAGCGGATCGGCGGCCTCGACGCCGGTGCCGATGACTATCTCACCAAACCGTTCGATCTCGACGAACTGATGGCACGCATCCGCGTGCTGGAACGGCGCACCCGCGGTGCCGTCGTCAACGTGATCCGTCACGGCAATATCGAAGTCGACACTTCGGCAATGACGGTCAGCGTCGAGGGCAGCAATGTGGACCTGCAGCGGCGCGAATACATGGTGCTGCGCAAGCTGCTTGAAAACATCGGCCACGTGCTGAGCCGGCAGCAACTGGTGGACAACATCTACGGCTGGGACAGCGAACTCGAAAGCAATGCACTCGATGTGCACATCCACAATCTGCGGCGCAAGCTGCACCCCGGCCTGATCCGCACGGTGCGCGGTGTCGGCTACGTGATCGATCCGCTGCCGGCGGCCGTCCGGTCAGACCGCTGA